In one window of Nicotiana tabacum cultivar K326 chromosome 12, ASM71507v2, whole genome shotgun sequence DNA:
- the LOC107802004 gene encoding secreted RxLR effector protein 161-like produces the protein MESSKIIDTPISTATRLDMDEPNSPINETMYRGIIGSLLYLTASRPDIVFSMGLCARFQSNPKKSHLKAAKRILRYLKGTEDLVLYYASGDNVDLIGYVDADYAGYLVDRKSTSGMAHFLGLCLISRGTRKQNSVSLSTAEAECVVAAS, from the coding sequence ATGGAGAGTTCAAAGATCATTGATACACCTATTTCCACTGCCACTCGCCTTGATATGGATGAACCTAATTCTCCTATAAACGAGActatgtatagaggcattattgggtcaCTTCTGTATCTCACAGCAAGTAGACCAGACATTGTTTTTAGTATGGGACTCTGTGCCAGgtttcaatccaatccaaagAAGTCTCATCTAAAGGCTGCAAAGAGAATTCTGAGGTATCTCAAAGGAACAGaagacctggttctctactatgCCTCAGGAGATAACGTTGACTTGATAGGGTATGTTGATGCTGACTATGCTGGTTATCTGGTGGATAGGAAAAGTACTTCTGGTATGGCACATTTTCTGGGTTTGTGTCTAATCTCACGGGGCACAAGAAAACAAAACTCAGTGTCCCTTTCAACTGCTGAAGCTGAGTGTGTGGTAGCTGCCTCTTGA